A genomic stretch from Achromobacter spanius includes:
- the hflC gene encoding protease modulator HflC, translated as MQRFMPILVGLLIVLAALSSTVFVVRERDYALVFSLGEVRKTINEPGLYFKAPPPFQNVVTLDKRILTIETNEAERIQTSEKKNLLIDSYVKWRIADPRQYYVSTGGNERVAQERLQALIRDALNASVNVRTVRDVVSTERDKIMAEILANVAKRAEPLGVQIVDVRLRRIEFAPEISESVYRRMEAERTRVANELRSIGAAEGEKIRAEADRQREVIVAQAYAKAQGIMGEGDAAAASIYAQAYGKNPQFYTYYKSLEAYRASFSKPGDVLVVDPSSSFFQFMKDPTGEALAPVTVPAK; from the coding sequence ATGCAACGTTTTATGCCCATCCTGGTCGGCCTGCTTATCGTGCTGGCTGCCCTGTCGTCCACCGTCTTCGTCGTGCGCGAGCGCGACTACGCCCTTGTGTTCTCGCTGGGTGAAGTGCGCAAGACCATCAATGAGCCCGGCCTGTACTTCAAGGCGCCCCCGCCGTTTCAGAACGTGGTGACGCTCGACAAGCGCATTCTTACCATCGAAACCAACGAAGCCGAACGCATCCAGACTTCCGAAAAGAAGAACCTGCTGATCGACTCCTACGTGAAGTGGCGTATTGCGGATCCCCGTCAATACTACGTTTCGACGGGGGGCAATGAGCGCGTGGCGCAAGAGCGCCTGCAAGCGCTGATCCGCGACGCCTTGAACGCTTCGGTCAACGTGCGCACGGTGCGCGACGTGGTCTCGACTGAACGCGACAAGATCATGGCCGAGATCCTGGCCAACGTGGCCAAGCGCGCCGAGCCTTTGGGCGTGCAGATCGTCGATGTGCGCTTGCGCCGCATTGAATTCGCGCCGGAAATTTCGGAATCGGTGTACCGCCGCATGGAGGCGGAGCGTACTCGCGTCGCCAACGAGCTGCGCTCCATCGGTGCCGCCGAAGGCGAAAAGATTCGCGCCGAAGCGGATCGTCAGCGCGAAGTGATCGTGGCCCAGGCTTATGCCAAGGCTCAGGGCATCATGGGTGAAGGCGACGCCGCCGCCGCCTCGATCTATGCGCAAGCCTACGGCAAGAATCCGCAGTTCTACACGTACTACAAGAGCCTGGAAGCCTACCGCGCTTCGTTCTCGAAGCCGGGCGACGTGCTGGTCGTCGACCCCAGCTCCAGCTTCTTCCAGTTCATGAAGGACCCAACTGGCGAAGCTTTGGCACCGGTCACCGTGCCCGCCAAGTAA
- the der gene encoding ribosome biogenesis GTPase Der, giving the protein MSFKPVVALVGRPNVGKSTLFNRLTRSRAALVADFSGLTRDRHYGEGRVGEIPFIAIDTGGFEPVAKDGILLEMARQTRQAIAEADVVVFLVDARAGLNAHDHEIAQLLRKSGQQRVLLAVNKAEGMGLGPAISEFHELGLGQPYPISAAHGDGIVDLIELALKDLAEPPAEEEPFEEGEGEHDHRIKLAIVGRPNVGKSTLINTLMGEERVIAFDLPGTTRDAIEIDFDRDGRRYTLIDTAGLRKRGKVFEAVEKFSVIKTLQAIEASNVVLLMLDAHTEISEQDAHIAGFVLETGRAVVVAINKWDGLDGEEKERIEREFQRKLRFLSFARMHTISALRGQGIKPLLKSINAAHAAAFAKLSTPKLTRELQAAIEQQQPPRKGIFRPKMRYAHQGGQNPPLVIIHGNALDAIPDSYRRYLETRFRNAFDLAGTPLRIEFKSSHNPYTQES; this is encoded by the coding sequence GTGTCTTTCAAGCCTGTCGTTGCCCTGGTCGGTCGCCCCAATGTGGGGAAGTCGACCCTTTTCAATCGCCTGACGCGATCTCGCGCCGCGTTGGTGGCCGATTTTTCCGGCCTGACCCGCGATCGCCATTACGGTGAGGGCAGGGTAGGCGAGATCCCGTTCATCGCTATCGATACCGGCGGTTTCGAACCCGTCGCCAAGGACGGAATTCTGCTGGAGATGGCTCGCCAAACCCGGCAGGCCATCGCCGAAGCCGACGTGGTGGTGTTTTTGGTCGACGCGCGCGCCGGCCTGAACGCCCATGATCACGAGATCGCCCAACTGCTGCGCAAGTCTGGCCAGCAGCGCGTTCTGCTGGCGGTGAACAAGGCGGAAGGCATGGGCCTGGGCCCCGCCATTTCCGAATTCCATGAACTTGGCCTGGGTCAACCCTATCCGATTTCGGCGGCGCACGGCGACGGCATCGTCGACCTGATTGAGTTGGCACTGAAGGATCTGGCCGAGCCGCCCGCGGAAGAAGAGCCTTTCGAAGAAGGCGAGGGCGAACACGATCACCGCATCAAGCTGGCCATCGTGGGCCGCCCGAACGTGGGCAAGTCGACGCTCATCAACACGCTGATGGGCGAAGAGCGCGTGATCGCGTTTGACCTGCCCGGCACGACGCGCGACGCCATCGAAATTGACTTCGACCGCGATGGCCGCCGCTACACGCTGATCGACACTGCCGGCCTGCGCAAGCGCGGCAAGGTGTTCGAGGCTGTCGAGAAGTTTTCCGTCATCAAGACGCTGCAGGCCATTGAGGCCAGCAACGTCGTGCTGCTGATGCTGGACGCGCACACCGAGATCTCCGAGCAGGATGCCCACATTGCGGGCTTCGTGCTGGAAACGGGCCGCGCCGTGGTAGTTGCGATCAACAAGTGGGATGGTCTGGACGGCGAGGAAAAGGAACGCATCGAACGCGAATTCCAGCGCAAGCTGCGGTTCCTGTCGTTCGCGCGCATGCACACGATTTCGGCGCTGCGCGGGCAGGGCATCAAGCCGCTGTTGAAGTCCATCAACGCGGCGCATGCCGCGGCGTTCGCCAAATTGTCGACGCCGAAGCTGACGCGCGAATTGCAGGCCGCCATCGAGCAGCAGCAGCCCCCGCGCAAGGGGATCTTCCGCCCCAAGATGCGCTATGCGCACCAAGGTGGTCAGAATCCGCCGCTGGTCATCATCCACGGCAACGCGCTGGACGCTATCCCCGATTCCTATCGGCGTTACCTGGAAACACGTTTCCGCAACGCGTTCGATCTGGCCGGAACCCCGTTGCGTATCGAATTCAAGTCGTCGCATAACCCCTACACGCAGGAAAGCTGA
- the hflX gene encoding GTPase HflX yields MRALIISVDLGDPDFAAHAEEFAMLAKGAGAEVVGTLTARRDRPDAKFFIGSGKADEAVGMAQALFADIVLFDQPLSPAQQRNLERAFNLRVVDRVALILDIFALRAKSHEGKLQVELAQLQHLATRLTRMWSHLERQRGGIGMRGPGESQLEMDRRMIGAKVKTLRERLDRVERQRVTQRRARARGGALSVSLVGYTNAGKSTLFNALTRADSYAADQLFATLDTTTRRIWIEGAGSVVVSDTVGFIRDLPHGLIAAFRATLEETVHADLLLHVVDAASPQRDEQIFEVNKVLAEIGASTIPTILVYNKIDRAGLEPRVERDAHGTIARVFVSATERAGLDALRGAIAETGQIVGNNAANYQTLQSE; encoded by the coding sequence ATGCGCGCTCTGATTATCAGCGTCGACCTGGGTGACCCGGACTTCGCTGCCCATGCCGAAGAATTCGCCATGCTGGCCAAGGGGGCGGGCGCTGAAGTCGTCGGCACCCTGACCGCCCGGCGTGACCGGCCCGACGCCAAGTTCTTCATCGGCTCGGGCAAGGCGGATGAGGCCGTCGGAATGGCGCAGGCCCTATTTGCCGACATAGTCTTGTTTGACCAACCGCTGTCGCCCGCCCAGCAACGCAACCTGGAGCGCGCGTTTAATCTGCGCGTGGTGGACCGTGTCGCGCTGATCCTGGATATCTTCGCGTTGCGTGCGAAAAGCCACGAAGGCAAATTGCAGGTCGAACTGGCGCAGTTGCAGCATTTGGCCACGCGACTGACGCGCATGTGGAGCCACCTGGAGCGTCAGCGCGGTGGTATCGGGATGCGCGGGCCGGGTGAGTCGCAGCTTGAGATGGACCGCCGCATGATCGGCGCCAAGGTCAAGACGCTGCGCGAACGGCTGGACCGCGTTGAGCGCCAGCGTGTGACCCAGCGTCGTGCGCGGGCGCGAGGCGGCGCCTTGTCGGTGTCGCTGGTGGGTTATACCAACGCGGGAAAATCCACGCTGTTCAATGCGCTGACGCGCGCGGACAGCTATGCCGCCGACCAGCTCTTCGCAACGCTGGATACCACCACCCGCCGCATCTGGATCGAAGGCGCCGGGTCCGTCGTGGTGTCGGACACGGTGGGATTCATCCGTGACCTGCCTCACGGCCTGATTGCCGCGTTCCGCGCAACGCTGGAAGAAACCGTGCATGCCGATCTGCTGCTGCATGTGGTTGATGCAGCCAGCCCCCAGCGCGACGAGCAGATTTTTGAAGTGAACAAGGTACTTGCCGAAATCGGCGCCTCCACCATTCCGACCATCCTGGTATACAACAAGATTGACCGGGCTGGGCTGGAACCCCGGGTGGAACGCGATGCACATGGTACGATTGCGCGAGTATTTGTAAGCGCCACCGAGCGCGCCGGTCTGGATGCGTTGCGCGGGGCAATTGCGGAGACCGGACAGATTGTGGGAAACAATGCCGCGAATTATCAAACTCTTCAATCTGAATGA
- the hisC gene encoding histidinol-phosphate transaminase: MSRFWSPVVGTLSPYVPGEQPKLQNLIKLNTNEHPYGPSPRVLEAIRAASDDTLKLYPDPSSDQLRQAIATAVGVQANQVFVGNGSDEVLAHAFLALLKHDKPLRFPDITYSFYPVYCGLYGIQYETVPLAADFSINVDDYLPGANGQAGAIIFPNPNAPTGRALSLTDVERIVAANPDAVVVVDEAYVDFGGESAVGLVARYDNLLVVQTLSKSRSLAGLRVGFAVGSAELIDGLERVKNSFNSYPIDRLALAGAVAALEDTEYFEQTRQAVIETRSRMTVGLEALGFEVLPSAANFVFARHPLKDAAGLAAALRERSIIVRHFRHARIDQFLRITVGTDEQVNLLLKALAEVLQT; encoded by the coding sequence ATGAGCCGTTTCTGGAGTCCCGTGGTCGGGACGCTCAGTCCGTATGTGCCGGGCGAGCAGCCCAAGCTTCAGAACCTGATCAAGCTGAACACGAACGAGCACCCTTATGGGCCTTCGCCCAGGGTGCTTGAGGCCATCCGTGCAGCCAGTGACGACACCCTCAAACTGTATCCGGACCCGTCGTCCGATCAGCTGCGCCAAGCCATTGCGACCGCTGTTGGCGTGCAAGCCAACCAGGTCTTTGTGGGCAACGGTTCCGACGAGGTGCTGGCGCACGCTTTTCTGGCGCTGCTCAAGCACGACAAGCCGCTGCGCTTTCCGGACATCACCTACAGCTTTTATCCGGTCTATTGCGGCCTGTACGGCATCCAGTACGAAACGGTGCCGTTGGCGGCAGACTTTTCCATCAACGTTGATGACTACCTGCCGGGCGCAAACGGGCAGGCAGGCGCCATCATCTTCCCGAATCCCAATGCGCCTACCGGCCGAGCACTGAGCTTGACCGACGTTGAGCGTATCGTGGCGGCCAACCCGGACGCGGTCGTGGTGGTGGATGAAGCCTATGTGGACTTCGGCGGTGAATCCGCTGTGGGTCTGGTCGCGCGCTACGACAATCTGCTGGTGGTACAGACGCTGTCCAAGTCGCGTTCGCTGGCTGGGTTGCGCGTGGGCTTCGCGGTAGGAAGCGCCGAGCTGATCGATGGCCTCGAGCGCGTAAAGAACAGTTTCAACTCCTACCCCATCGATCGCCTGGCATTGGCCGGCGCAGTGGCGGCATTGGAAGATACAGAGTACTTTGAGCAGACGCGCCAAGCCGTGATCGAAACCCGGTCGCGGATGACGGTGGGCCTGGAGGCGTTGGGCTTTGAGGTGTTGCCGTCAGCGGCGAATTTCGTGTTCGCGCGGCACCCCTTGAAAGACGCTGCGGGCTTGGCCGCCGCCTTGCGCGAACGCAGCATCATCGTGCGTCATTTTCGTCATGCGCGCATTGACCAGTTTCTTCGCATTACCGTGGGCACCGACGAGCAGGTAAACCTGCTTCTGAAAGCGCTCGCGGAGGTCCTGCAAACGTGA
- a CDS encoding ATP phosphoribosyltransferase regulatory subunit, producing the protein MGNWLLPESLADVLPAEARRIEELRRELLDLYRTYGFELVAPPLVEYIDSLLSGTGSDLDLRTCKLVDQLTGRTLGVRADMTPQVTRIDAHLLNRAGVTRLCYCGNVLHARPADLLSSRELLQIGAEIYGHAGFEADLEIIQLVLETVAIAGVRNPRLDLCHPGVVRAIVESDPAAVALAEDVIRLLRDKDVPGLGELASRAPGMREETLKALTLLPNLYGGPEVLKNARRELPLLPGVASALDALQALVDAMPNVAFGVDLADVGGYGYHSGVKFALYAEGWHDALVSGGRYDDVSRAFGRARPATGFSLDLRKLAAGLPPAERARAVRAPWGQAPALTEAVRRLRRSGEIVVQVLPGHEQDQDEFVCDRELALQDGAWTVRTL; encoded by the coding sequence ATGGGTAACTGGTTGCTGCCCGAGAGCCTTGCCGACGTACTTCCGGCAGAGGCCCGGCGCATCGAGGAATTGCGTCGCGAACTTCTCGATTTGTACCGTACTTACGGCTTCGAGCTGGTCGCGCCGCCCCTGGTCGAATACATCGATTCATTGCTGTCCGGTACCGGTAGCGATCTGGATCTGCGCACTTGCAAGCTGGTTGATCAGCTGACTGGGCGCACTCTGGGTGTTCGGGCCGACATGACTCCTCAGGTCACGCGCATTGATGCGCACTTGTTGAACCGCGCAGGCGTGACCCGCCTGTGCTATTGCGGCAACGTGCTGCACGCTCGCCCGGCTGATCTGCTGTCCAGTCGTGAGCTGTTGCAGATCGGCGCCGAGATCTACGGTCATGCGGGTTTTGAAGCCGATCTGGAAATCATCCAGCTTGTGTTGGAAACCGTGGCGATCGCCGGGGTGCGCAACCCCCGTCTGGACTTGTGCCATCCGGGTGTGGTTCGCGCCATCGTCGAGTCGGATCCGGCTGCCGTGGCGTTGGCGGAAGACGTTATCCGTTTGCTGCGCGATAAGGACGTGCCGGGGTTGGGTGAGCTGGCCTCGCGCGCACCGGGCATGCGTGAAGAGACGCTTAAGGCACTGACCTTGCTGCCGAATTTGTACGGCGGTCCGGAGGTGTTGAAAAACGCGCGCCGAGAATTGCCGTTGTTGCCGGGTGTGGCGTCGGCATTGGACGCGCTGCAAGCGCTGGTGGACGCGATGCCTAACGTGGCGTTCGGAGTCGATCTGGCCGATGTGGGTGGTTATGGCTACCACTCGGGCGTGAAGTTCGCGCTGTATGCGGAAGGCTGGCACGATGCGCTGGTCAGTGGCGGCCGCTACGACGACGTCAGTCGTGCATTCGGTCGGGCTCGTCCCGCGACTGGTTTCAGTCTGGATTTACGCAAACTGGCGGCAGGTTTGCCGCCAGCGGAACGGGCGCGTGCGGTTCGCGCGCCTTGGGGGCAAGCCCCCGCCTTGACCGAGGCGGTTCGCCGTCTGCGCCGGTCAGGGGAAATTGTCGTTCAGGTATTGCCCGGTCACGAGCAGGATCAGGACGAATTCGTTTGCGATCGCGAGCTGGCGCTGCAAGATGGCGCCTGGACGGTCAGAACGCTGTGA
- the bamB gene encoding outer membrane protein assembly factor BamB, which yields MRKFAPGRTWRGAVCLAGLLALGGCGLFSHDDGRYDPAPLTEYKAGMSVRQVWSTSIGSGSGLGFAPTVLGSAVYAATPDGSVGKFDLQSGRPLWKAKTDTKLSAGAGSDGTTTAVASPDGEVIAFDDNGKVKWKVRATSDVSVPPVVGYGIVVVRSGDYRIQAFDANSGERVWSVQRPGPSLALRSVSQMVLAEGLVITGLPGGKLMAIASDSGNVQWEGTVATPRGASDLERLTDVVGTPRIAGNLLCAVAYQGRIVCFEVTAGGRPLWAKDFSSVSGMTLDDRFAYASDQNSVVSAFALDNGGNVWKQAALKNRQLTAPALLGGALAVGDLEGYLHFLSRSDGSLMARLSVGGGAVVSPPQTTPQGVLVQTGNGNLVLIGAN from the coding sequence ATGCGTAAATTTGCACCTGGTCGTACGTGGCGTGGCGCCGTTTGCCTGGCAGGCTTGCTTGCATTGGGCGGTTGCGGCCTGTTTTCCCATGACGACGGCCGTTATGATCCCGCGCCGCTGACCGAGTACAAGGCTGGCATGTCGGTGCGTCAGGTCTGGTCCACGTCGATCGGCAGTGGTTCCGGCTTGGGCTTTGCGCCCACGGTGCTGGGTTCAGCCGTCTACGCCGCCACGCCGGACGGTTCGGTCGGCAAATTCGACCTGCAAAGCGGCCGTCCGTTGTGGAAGGCCAAGACCGATACCAAGCTGTCGGCCGGCGCTGGCAGCGATGGCACCACCACCGCCGTGGCTTCGCCTGATGGCGAAGTCATCGCCTTCGACGACAACGGCAAGGTCAAGTGGAAGGTTCGCGCCACCAGCGACGTATCCGTACCTCCCGTGGTGGGCTATGGCATCGTCGTGGTCCGTAGCGGCGACTACCGCATCCAGGCGTTCGATGCCAACAGCGGCGAACGTGTGTGGAGCGTGCAGCGTCCCGGCCCCTCGCTGGCCTTGCGCAGCGTGTCGCAGATGGTTCTGGCTGAAGGCCTGGTCATCACCGGTCTGCCGGGCGGCAAGCTGATGGCGATTGCGTCGGACAGCGGCAACGTGCAGTGGGAAGGCACCGTGGCGACGCCGCGGGGCGCCAGCGACCTGGAACGCCTGACCGACGTCGTCGGCACGCCGCGGATCGCCGGAAATCTTCTTTGCGCAGTGGCCTATCAAGGGCGTATCGTCTGCTTTGAGGTTACGGCTGGCGGCCGTCCGCTGTGGGCCAAGGATTTCTCCAGCGTCAGCGGCATGACGCTGGATGACCGCTTTGCCTACGCGTCGGATCAAAATAGCGTCGTCAGCGCGTTTGCGCTGGATAATGGCGGCAACGTGTGGAAGCAAGCAGCGCTGAAGAACCGTCAACTGACCGCACCGGCCCTGCTGGGCGGCGCGCTCGCGGTTGGCGATCTTGAAGGCTATCTGCACTTTCTATCGCGTAGTGACGGTAGCCTGATGGCGCGGCTGTCCGTGGGTGGAGGCGCTGTCGTTTCGCCGCCGCAAACCACCCCCCAAGGTGTGCTGGTCCAGACGGGCAATGGCAATCTCGTCCTGATCGGCGCCAACTAA
- the hflK gene encoding FtsH protease activity modulator HflK, with protein sequence MPRIIKLFNLNDPGWGRGNNNGSEPPPKRPQGNGDGPPDLDEVWRDFNNRIGSLFGRKGGGGGNNRPNNRGGMTPPSPRGARIGLGVIALVAAGIWLASGFYIVQEGQVAVVTQFGKYKSTSQAGFQWRLPYPIQSQEIVNVSQLRTFEVGFRGGSRNKVLPEALMLTTDENIVDMQFVVQYRLRADGAPDYLFEMRDPDESVRQASETAMREVVGKQTMDFVLYEGRTQVATQVQELMQQILDRYQSGVQISTVAIQNVQPPEQVQAAFDDAVKAGQDRERQINEGQAYANQVVPLASGQASRMTEQAEGYKAKVVGDAQGNTSRFTSILGEYEKAPLVMRQRMYLESMQDIFTRATKVMVDTKSNNNMLYLPLDKIMNLAAQDAGKSTVGNPGSPALISPPVQPPLRSNVVPVPQSSGSSNSNTLPRDRTSR encoded by the coding sequence ATGCCGCGAATTATCAAACTCTTCAATCTGAATGACCCCGGTTGGGGTCGTGGGAACAACAATGGCTCCGAGCCGCCGCCGAAGCGGCCTCAAGGCAATGGAGACGGCCCACCTGACCTGGACGAAGTCTGGCGCGATTTCAACAATCGCATCGGCTCGTTGTTTGGTCGCAAGGGCGGTGGCGGTGGCAACAATCGCCCCAACAACCGCGGCGGCATGACGCCGCCTTCTCCGCGTGGTGCGCGCATCGGCCTGGGGGTTATCGCCCTGGTCGCGGCGGGCATCTGGCTGGCCAGCGGCTTCTACATCGTGCAGGAAGGCCAGGTCGCGGTTGTGACCCAATTCGGCAAATACAAGAGCACGTCGCAAGCCGGTTTCCAATGGCGCTTGCCGTATCCCATTCAAAGCCAGGAAATCGTCAACGTGTCGCAATTGCGCACGTTCGAAGTCGGTTTCCGTGGCGGTTCGCGCAACAAGGTCCTGCCTGAAGCGCTGATGCTGACGACGGACGAGAACATCGTCGACATGCAGTTCGTCGTGCAATACCGCCTGCGTGCCGATGGCGCACCTGACTATCTGTTTGAAATGCGCGACCCGGACGAATCCGTCCGCCAGGCCTCTGAAACGGCCATGCGCGAAGTCGTGGGCAAACAGACGATGGACTTCGTTCTGTACGAAGGCCGTACCCAGGTGGCCACGCAAGTACAGGAGTTGATGCAACAGATCCTGGATCGCTACCAAAGTGGCGTGCAGATCAGCACCGTCGCCATCCAGAACGTGCAGCCGCCCGAGCAGGTGCAAGCCGCCTTCGACGACGCCGTCAAGGCTGGTCAAGACCGCGAGCGCCAGATCAACGAAGGCCAGGCCTATGCCAACCAGGTTGTGCCGCTGGCCAGTGGTCAGGCGTCGCGCATGACTGAACAGGCTGAAGGCTACAAGGCCAAGGTCGTGGGCGACGCGCAGGGTAATACATCGCGCTTCACCAGCATTCTGGGTGAATACGAAAAGGCCCCGCTAGTCATGCGCCAGCGCATGTACCTGGAAAGCATGCAGGACATCTTCACGCGTGCCACCAAGGTCATGGTCGACACCAAGAGCAACAACAACATGTTGTATTTGCCCTTGGACAAGATCATGAATCTGGCAGCTCAAGACGCTGGCAAGTCCACCGTGGGCAACCCGGGTTCGCCTGCCTTGATCAGTCCGCCGGTTCAACCGCCGTTGCGTAGCAACGTGGTCCCGGTGCCTCAGTCTTCCGGCAGCAGCAATAGCAACACGCTGCCTCGCGACCGCACGTCGCGCTAA
- the hisS gene encoding histidine--tRNA ligase: protein MTQAFQKVAAIRGMNDVLPGSSARWEQFEEIVRGWLRGYGYRNVRTPVLEHTRLFTRGIGEVTDIVEKEMYTFTDALNGESLTMRPEMTAGIVRASIEHNMLYDRPQRVYSIGPVFRHERPQRGRYRQFHQVDVEALGFVGPDVDAELIVMLARLWKLLGLTDVRLELNSLGQPAERAAHRAALIEHLEKHRDILDEDGQRRLYTNPLRVLDTKNPAMQEMANSAPRLFDFLGDESRAHFDGVCQRLTEAGIEYSLNPRLVRGLDYYNLTVFEWVTDRLGSQGTVCGGGRYDGLIELLGGKPAPAVGFAIGMERLLDLWEQSVQLDAPAECDVYVVHQGEDAQRLAASVGETLRDAGLSVIVHAGSAGFKSQFKRADASGARVAVILGADEVASQTASVKFLRADAQGDNAQQQVPLADLAAVLNNKG from the coding sequence ATGACTCAAGCTTTCCAGAAAGTCGCCGCCATACGCGGCATGAATGACGTGTTGCCCGGGTCGAGCGCCCGCTGGGAACAATTCGAGGAAATCGTGCGCGGCTGGCTGCGCGGCTACGGCTATCGCAATGTGCGTACGCCCGTGCTTGAGCATACGCGCCTGTTCACGCGCGGCATCGGCGAAGTCACTGACATTGTCGAAAAAGAGATGTACACGTTCACCGATGCCTTGAACGGTGAATCGCTGACGATGCGCCCCGAAATGACGGCCGGTATCGTGCGCGCCTCCATCGAGCACAACATGCTCTATGACCGCCCGCAGCGCGTCTACTCGATTGGCCCGGTGTTTCGCCACGAACGCCCGCAGCGCGGCCGCTACCGCCAGTTTCATCAGGTCGACGTGGAAGCCTTGGGCTTCGTCGGTCCTGATGTGGACGCCGAACTCATCGTCATGCTGGCGCGCCTGTGGAAGTTGCTGGGCTTGACGGATGTGCGCCTGGAACTGAATTCCCTGGGGCAGCCCGCCGAGCGCGCCGCGCATCGCGCCGCATTGATCGAGCACCTGGAAAAGCACCGCGACATTCTCGACGAAGACGGCCAGCGCCGCTTGTACACCAACCCGCTGCGCGTGCTGGATACCAAGAACCCCGCCATGCAGGAAATGGCCAACAGTGCGCCGCGCCTGTTTGATTTCCTGGGCGACGAATCCCGCGCGCACTTCGACGGCGTCTGCCAGCGCCTGACCGAAGCCGGCATTGAATACAGCTTGAACCCGCGCCTGGTGCGTGGTCTGGACTACTACAACCTGACGGTGTTCGAGTGGGTCACCGATCGCCTGGGTTCGCAAGGCACGGTGTGTGGCGGTGGCCGCTACGACGGGCTGATCGAACTGCTGGGCGGCAAGCCCGCGCCCGCGGTCGGCTTTGCCATCGGCATGGAGCGCCTGCTGGACCTCTGGGAACAGAGCGTGCAGTTGGATGCGCCCGCGGAATGCGACGTCTATGTGGTGCACCAAGGTGAAGACGCGCAGCGCCTGGCGGCGAGCGTCGGCGAAACCTTGCGCGATGCCGGTCTGTCGGTGATCGTGCATGCCGGTTCGGCCGGCTTCAAGTCCCAATTCAAGCGTGCGGATGCAAGTGGCGCCCGGGTTGCGGTTATTCTTGGCGCCGACGAAGTCGCTTCGCAGACCGCCAGCGTCAAGTTTTTGCGTGCGGACGCCCAGGGCGACAACGCGCAGCAACAGGTGCCGCTTGCGGACCTGGCTGCGGTACTGAACAACAAGGGTTAA
- the hfq gene encoding RNA chaperone Hfq, which produces MSNKGQTLQDPFLNTLRKDHVPVSIYLVNGIKLQGQIESFDQYVVLLRNTVTQMVYKHAISTVVPARAVNFQVEVPAE; this is translated from the coding sequence ATGAGCAATAAAGGGCAAACTTTGCAAGATCCGTTCCTGAACACGCTGCGCAAGGATCATGTGCCCGTGTCGATTTACTTGGTGAACGGTATCAAGCTTCAAGGGCAAATCGAATCTTTTGATCAGTACGTGGTGCTGCTGCGTAATACGGTCACGCAAATGGTTTACAAGCACGCCATTTCTACCGTCGTTCCCGCACGCGCCGTCAATTTCCAGGTGGAAGTCCCTGCTGAATAG
- a CDS encoding YfgM family protein yields the protein MAYDLEEQEKLDAIKAWWARYGTLVVSLFAAVALAWGGWWGWKAYESHRTNQAMGYFEALEDAARLGGADSSVRIKAAAATLREQYPATGYAARGALVAAQALQAQKDDVGAREQLEWLAAQGKNPSMQAVARLRLAGMLLDQKQFDAALAQLNNPPAAFAALFADRRGDVLAAQGKRDEARAAWQSAIDGLGTANPLTQVVQLKLDALSGA from the coding sequence ATGGCATACGATCTCGAAGAACAGGAAAAGCTGGACGCCATCAAGGCTTGGTGGGCGCGATACGGCACGCTGGTCGTGTCGCTGTTTGCCGCGGTGGCGCTGGCGTGGGGCGGATGGTGGGGCTGGAAGGCCTACGAGTCGCATCGCACCAACCAGGCCATGGGCTACTTCGAGGCGCTGGAAGACGCAGCCCGCCTGGGGGGCGCTGATTCGTCGGTGCGCATCAAGGCCGCTGCCGCCACGCTGCGCGAACAGTATCCGGCCACTGGCTATGCCGCGCGCGGCGCGTTGGTTGCGGCGCAGGCGCTGCAAGCCCAGAAGGACGATGTCGGCGCACGTGAGCAACTGGAATGGCTGGCGGCGCAGGGCAAGAACCCGTCCATGCAAGCCGTTGCGCGGCTGCGCCTGGCCGGCATGCTGCTGGATCAAAAGCAGTTCGACGCCGCACTGGCGCAATTGAACAACCCGCCTGCCGCGTTTGCGGCCTTGTTCGCGGACCGCCGTGGCGATGTGCTGGCCGCGCAGGGCAAGCGCGATGAGGCGCGTGCGGCGTGGCAAAGCGCCATCGACGGCCTGGGTACGGCGAACCCGCTGACCCAAGTCGTGCAACTGAAATTGGATGCCCTGAGCGGAGCGTGA